One genomic region from Acidimicrobiales bacterium encodes:
- a CDS encoding CPBP family intramembrane glutamic endopeptidase: MSRPGRLAPPQSVVARRRANAVELLAVLGAALALRLLVAGPAGAASELGAALFALLLLAAVAGAGWRPGRLRPSGLAWGLLGALGLVAGPALLRFAGPLHPSLHLAASSFPLWALVATGVALGEELVLRGALFAAIDEAVGVKTALVVTTIVFALVHVPLYGVHALPLDLAVGLLLGGLRVASGGVAAPATAHVLADLAGWWLW, translated from the coding sequence GTGAGCCGGCCCGGGAGGCTGGCCCCACCGCAGAGCGTCGTCGCTCGGCGGCGCGCGAACGCCGTCGAGCTGCTCGCCGTCCTGGGCGCGGCGCTCGCGCTGCGGCTCCTCGTTGCCGGCCCGGCCGGTGCCGCGTCGGAGCTCGGCGCCGCGCTGTTCGCGCTGCTGTTGCTCGCTGCCGTCGCGGGGGCGGGCTGGCGCCCTGGTCGCCTGCGGCCGAGCGGTCTGGCCTGGGGACTCCTCGGTGCGCTGGGCCTCGTGGCGGGACCGGCGCTCCTGCGGTTCGCCGGGCCGCTGCACCCATCGCTGCATCTGGCGGCGTCGAGCTTCCCACTCTGGGCCCTGGTCGCGACCGGAGTCGCGCTGGGTGAGGAGCTGGTGCTGCGCGGCGCGCTCTTCGCCGCCATCGACGAGGCCGTGGGCGTGAAGACGGCGCTCGTCGTGACCACCATCGTCTTCGCCCTCGTCCACGTCCCGCTGTATGGGGTGCACGCGCTGCCGCTCGACCTCGCCGTCGGGCTGTTGCTGGGAGGCCTTCGGGTCGCCAGCGGAGGCGTGGCTGCTCCGGCGACCGCGCACGTGCTCGCCGACCTGGCTGGGTGGTGGCTCTGGTGA
- a CDS encoding ABC transporter substrate-binding protein — protein sequence MLPLVRRPLPPLRRALAATVVLASASWGLTACSHPPSTLRLGAVFPLHGPQAPSATEEWRGVKVAADLVNQDGGVGGRRISLDVRDLETREGATKAVSSLHDDGVPVVLGAYSSQLSIPAATAASDSRLVYWEAGAVADRVTGQGSPWVFRVGATGSNLGANSARFAATQLVPRLGLAPSNTRVAVVWENDAYGQSVADAAVATAQASGLQVVSRTTYDAYKPDWTSVMAQVAGARPDILVLASYIPDGEAFRRAMLAQHVRVGAMIGSSMAECMSNFGDDLGPQAVGVFASDRPGGGFNPGALSPTGGRDYERFAAAWKAQTGGATPDEEALAGFSAGWALFHDVLPRARTFSPSDIAAAARQTVLAEGELPNGAGLHFASDRSHEGQNLLAAAVIWQWQAVGHSVVVWPPTYATGAPAMVPLPA from the coding sequence GTGCTGCCACTCGTCCGGCGCCCGCTTCCACCCCTCCGGCGAGCGCTTGCCGCCACCGTCGTCCTGGCGAGCGCCTCCTGGGGCCTGACCGCGTGCAGCCATCCCCCCTCGACACTGCGACTCGGTGCCGTCTTCCCGCTGCACGGACCGCAGGCCCCTTCGGCGACCGAGGAGTGGCGCGGCGTCAAGGTCGCCGCCGACCTCGTCAACCAGGACGGTGGTGTGGGAGGCCGACGGATCAGCCTCGACGTGCGAGACCTTGAGACACGGGAGGGCGCCACCAAGGCCGTCTCTTCACTGCACGACGACGGCGTCCCCGTCGTCCTCGGGGCGTACTCATCACAGCTGTCGATACCGGCGGCCACGGCGGCCTCGGACTCGCGGCTCGTCTACTGGGAGGCGGGAGCGGTGGCCGATCGCGTCACGGGGCAGGGCTCGCCCTGGGTGTTCCGCGTCGGGGCGACGGGCTCGAACCTCGGCGCCAACTCGGCCCGCTTCGCCGCGACTCAGCTCGTGCCGCGGCTCGGGCTGGCGCCGTCGAACACCCGAGTTGCTGTCGTGTGGGAGAACGACGCCTACGGCCAGTCAGTGGCCGACGCCGCCGTGGCCACGGCGCAGGCCTCCGGGCTCCAGGTGGTCAGCCGCACGACCTACGACGCCTACAAGCCCGACTGGACCTCGGTGATGGCACAGGTGGCCGGCGCTCGTCCCGACATCCTGGTCCTGGCCTCGTACATCCCCGACGGCGAGGCATTCCGCCGGGCCATGCTGGCCCAGCACGTCCGGGTGGGCGCCATGATCGGCTCCAGCATGGCCGAGTGCATGAGCAACTTCGGCGATGACCTCGGTCCGCAGGCCGTCGGCGTGTTCGCGTCGGACCGCCCGGGCGGCGGCTTCAACCCCGGCGCCCTGAGCCCGACCGGCGGGCGCGACTACGAGCGCTTCGCCGCCGCCTGGAAGGCCCAGACCGGTGGCGCCACACCCGACGAGGAGGCGCTCGCCGGCTTCAGCGCCGGCTGGGCTCTGTTCCACGACGTCCTGCCCAGGGCCCGCACCTTCAGTCCCAGCGATATCGCGGCCGCGGCCCGGCAGACGGTGCTGGCGGAGGGGGAGCTGCCGAACGGCGCAGGGCTCCATTTCGCCAGCGACCGGTCCCACGAGGGACAGAACCTCCTCGCCGCCGCCGTCATCTGGCAGTGGCAGGCCGTTGGCCATAGCGTCGTCGTCTGGCCGCCGACCTATGCGACGGGCGCGCCGGCCATGGTGCCGCTGCCGGCGTGA